One window from the genome of [Mycobacterium] stephanolepidis encodes:
- a CDS encoding metal-sulfur cluster assembly factor, whose translation MTEVSAEVKLLEDLEEAMRDVVDPELGINVVDLGLVYGLNVEESESGKVATIDMTLTSAACPLTDVIEDQSRNALVGAGLVNEIKINWVWVPPWGPDKITDDGREQLRALGFTV comes from the coding sequence ATGACCGAAGTGTCCGCGGAAGTGAAGCTCCTCGAAGATCTCGAAGAGGCAATGCGTGATGTTGTTGACCCCGAGCTGGGTATCAACGTCGTAGATCTGGGGCTTGTGTACGGGCTCAACGTCGAAGAGAGCGAGAGCGGCAAGGTCGCCACGATCGACATGACGCTCACCTCGGCGGCATGCCCGCTTACCGATGTCATCGAGGACCAATCGCGTAACGCGCTTGTGGGCGCCGGACTGGTCAACGAGATCAAGATCAACTGGGTCTGGGTGCCGCCGTGGGGCCCGGACAAGATCACCGACGATGGTCGGGAGCAGCTCCGGGCCCTCGGCTTCACCGTCTAG
- a CDS encoding NADH:flavin oxidoreductase has protein sequence MTDVRPDVAPLFEPFTVKSLTAPNRFAMAPMTRSASPGGVPGENVAAYYRRRAAGGVGLIITEGVFIPDDAAGGQASVPRLIGDDALAGWTAVTDAVHEEGAAIAAQLWHQGVERGADPEFNPQVESVSPSGLAGDASPLGRALLTGELAPLAEQYATAARNAKAAGFDAVELHGAHGYLLDQFLWERTNVRADGYGGSAVDRVRFPVEVVRAVRAAVGPDFPILYRFSQWKQADYTATLADSPAELERLLAPLVEAGVDVFHPSTRRHYIPAFADLPGADGELSLAGWTKRVTGLPAIAVGSVGLQTEFKPTEVRDIEPAPVEAVLRQFANNEFDVIAVGRALLSDPDWVNKLRAGRQNEFVGFNIGKALAALY, from the coding sequence GTGACCGACGTGAGACCAGACGTAGCGCCCCTTTTCGAACCGTTCACCGTGAAATCGTTGACCGCACCCAATCGATTCGCGATGGCGCCGATGACGCGATCGGCGTCACCCGGCGGTGTCCCGGGCGAGAACGTGGCGGCGTACTACCGCCGCCGTGCTGCCGGAGGTGTTGGGTTGATCATCACCGAGGGCGTCTTCATTCCCGACGACGCCGCGGGCGGTCAGGCTAGCGTTCCGCGCCTTATCGGCGACGATGCTCTGGCGGGATGGACGGCCGTGACCGATGCCGTGCACGAGGAGGGGGCGGCGATCGCCGCCCAGCTGTGGCACCAGGGCGTCGAGCGCGGCGCCGATCCGGAATTCAATCCGCAGGTGGAGTCGGTGAGCCCGTCGGGTCTGGCCGGAGATGCTTCCCCGTTGGGCCGAGCGCTGCTGACCGGTGAACTTGCCCCGCTTGCGGAGCAATACGCGACGGCGGCCCGCAACGCCAAGGCGGCCGGATTCGACGCCGTCGAACTACACGGTGCACATGGCTACCTACTCGACCAGTTCCTGTGGGAGCGCACCAACGTTCGGGCCGACGGGTATGGCGGCTCGGCCGTCGATCGAGTGCGCTTCCCGGTCGAGGTGGTGCGTGCGGTACGTGCCGCCGTCGGACCCGATTTCCCTATCCTGTACCGGTTTTCACAGTGGAAGCAGGCTGATTACACGGCCACCCTGGCCGATAGTCCGGCAGAGTTGGAACGTCTGCTCGCACCGCTCGTCGAGGCAGGCGTGGACGTTTTCCACCCATCCACACGTCGCCACTACATACCGGCCTTCGCGGATCTGCCAGGCGCCGATGGAGAGCTGAGTCTTGCCGGCTGGACAAAACGTGTCACGGGCTTGCCGGCCATCGCCGTCGGCTCCGTGGGATTGCAGACGGAGTTCAAACCCACCGAGGTCCGGGATATCGAGCCCGCACCTGTCGAGGCGGTACTGCGACAGTTTGCCAACAACGAGTTTGACGTCATCGCTGTGGGCCGCGCGCTGTTGTCGGATCCCGACTGGGTGAACAAGCTGCGTGCCGGCAGGCAGAACGAGTTCGTCGGATTCAACATCGGCAAGGCCCTGGCCGCGCTGTACTGA
- the sufD gene encoding Fe-S cluster assembly protein SufD — MSNLTEAVEGTAVNKGELFSSYDVSAFEVPGGRDELWRFTPLRRLRGLHDGSATATAEPTVTVAAVDGVTVETVDRTDERLGRGGVPSDRVAAQAYSSFSKATVISVGKQAVAADPIEITVTGPGAGQVAYGHTQVQAGELSESVVVIDYRGSGTYAENVEFVLDDASRLTVVSIADWADDAVHVCAHHAKLGKDAVLRHIAVTLGGDLVRLTGTVRFGAPGGDAELLGLYYADDGQFFEHRLLVDHAQPNCRSHVTYKGALQGDPASDKPDAHTVWIGDVLIRAEATGTDTFELNRNLILTDGARADSVPNLEIETGEIAGAGHASATGRFDDEQLFYLRSRGIAEEDARRLVVRGFFQDIIGRIGIESVRDRLTAAVENELAQTNS, encoded by the coding sequence ATGTCGAATCTCACTGAAGCCGTAGAGGGTACGGCTGTCAACAAGGGTGAGCTGTTCAGCTCCTACGACGTCAGCGCATTCGAAGTGCCCGGCGGTCGTGACGAGCTCTGGCGTTTCACCCCGCTGCGCCGGTTGCGTGGTCTGCACGACGGCAGTGCCACCGCGACCGCTGAGCCGACGGTCACCGTCGCCGCTGTTGACGGTGTGACGGTCGAGACCGTGGACCGCACCGACGAGCGGCTCGGCCGGGGCGGTGTCCCGTCGGACCGGGTTGCCGCACAGGCGTACTCGTCGTTCTCGAAGGCGACCGTCATTTCCGTCGGCAAGCAGGCGGTGGCCGCGGACCCGATTGAGATCACGGTCACCGGTCCCGGTGCCGGGCAGGTGGCTTACGGGCACACCCAGGTTCAGGCCGGCGAGCTTTCGGAATCGGTTGTGGTCATCGACTACCGGGGCAGTGGAACGTACGCCGAGAACGTCGAATTCGTGCTCGACGACGCCTCCCGGCTCACCGTCGTCTCGATCGCCGACTGGGCCGATGACGCGGTGCATGTCTGCGCACATCACGCCAAGCTCGGCAAGGATGCGGTACTGCGCCACATCGCGGTCACCCTGGGTGGCGATCTGGTCCGTCTCACCGGCACCGTCCGGTTCGGTGCGCCGGGAGGTGACGCCGAGTTGCTCGGTCTCTACTACGCCGACGACGGCCAGTTCTTCGAGCACCGGCTGCTGGTCGATCACGCTCAGCCCAACTGCCGTTCCCATGTCACGTACAAGGGTGCGTTGCAGGGTGATCCGGCTTCCGATAAGCCCGACGCGCACACGGTCTGGATCGGTGACGTGCTCATCCGCGCCGAGGCCACCGGAACCGACACCTTCGAACTGAACCGCAACCTGATCCTCACCGACGGCGCTCGGGCCGACTCCGTGCCCAACCTCGAAATCGAGACCGGTGAGATCGCCGGGGCCGGGCACGCCAGTGCCACCGGGCGATTCGATGATGAGCAGCTGTTCTACCTGCGCTCGCGCGGTATCGCCGAGGAGGATGCGCGCCGACTGGTGGTGCGCGGCTTCTTCCAGGACATTATTGGCCGGATCGGGATCGAGTCAGTGCGCGACCGCCTCACCGCGGCCGTCGAAAACGAACTCGCCCAGACCAACTCGTAG
- a CDS encoding DUF5666 domain-containing protein: MSPNLRPRPTLLVIVGVVVFSSAACGGSVDKPGQPSAAPASTTVIRHAGGHDRAGGLISSVAGHTVQVTNPVGSVDIDFNTMTKLTEVHPADLPDVIVGSCVSVQATAGADESDQATAQRVLISAAEDNKCAMETPPGGAPPPGIPPGPPPGGAPEGSPPPFGGPSVQGAVASLNGSTIVVANTDPSGASEIQTNVTVTADTRYDQRQPTETTAIIAGKCADAHGTKDADGVLQATKIDLGPATDGRCGPPPR, from the coding sequence ATGTCACCAAATCTCCGGCCACGGCCTACGTTGCTAGTGATCGTCGGAGTCGTGGTGTTCTCCAGCGCGGCATGCGGCGGGTCCGTGGACAAACCTGGCCAGCCATCGGCTGCCCCCGCCTCGACCACCGTCATACGGCACGCAGGTGGGCACGACAGAGCCGGCGGATTGATCTCCTCGGTGGCGGGGCACACGGTCCAGGTGACCAACCCCGTGGGCAGTGTCGATATCGACTTCAACACCATGACCAAGCTCACCGAGGTGCACCCCGCGGATCTGCCGGATGTGATCGTGGGCAGCTGCGTCAGCGTGCAGGCGACGGCCGGTGCAGATGAGTCGGACCAGGCCACGGCGCAACGGGTGCTGATCAGTGCGGCCGAGGACAACAAATGTGCGATGGAGACACCGCCCGGCGGCGCACCACCTCCCGGCATACCGCCGGGGCCACCACCGGGCGGCGCGCCCGAGGGTTCACCGCCCCCGTTCGGCGGCCCCAGCGTCCAGGGTGCGGTCGCGTCGCTCAACGGCAGCACCATCGTGGTGGCGAACACCGATCCCAGCGGGGCGTCGGAGATTCAGACCAACGTCACGGTGACCGCCGACACCCGTTACGACCAACGGCAACCCACTGAGACCACTGCGATCATCGCCGGCAAATGCGCGGATGCACACGGCACGAAGGACGCCGACGGGGTGCTGCAGGCCACCAAGATCGACCTGGGCCCGGCAACCGACGGGCGATGCGGACCTCCTCCGCGGTAG
- the sufU gene encoding Fe-S cluster assembly sulfur transfer protein SufU, which produces MRLEQMYQEVILDHYKHPHHRGLREPFAAEVHHVNPTCGDEVTLRVTLDDNRIADVSYDGQGCSISQAATSVLTDQVIGLTVDEALKTVASFNEMISSRGTIDGDEDIIGDGVAFAGVSRYPARVKCALLGWMAFKDALVQADAATSGTTEKVKR; this is translated from the coding sequence GTGAGACTCGAGCAGATGTACCAGGAAGTCATCCTGGATCACTACAAGCATCCGCATCATCGCGGGCTGCGTGAGCCGTTCGCGGCCGAGGTACACCACGTGAACCCGACCTGCGGTGACGAGGTGACCCTGCGAGTCACCCTGGATGACAACAGAATCGCCGATGTGTCCTACGACGGACAGGGCTGCTCGATCAGTCAGGCCGCGACGTCGGTCCTGACGGATCAGGTGATCGGACTGACCGTGGATGAGGCACTCAAGACGGTGGCCTCGTTCAACGAGATGATTTCCTCACGCGGCACCATCGACGGAGACGAGGACATCATCGGTGACGGAGTCGCCTTCGCGGGAGTTTCGCGGTACCCGGCCCGTGTGAAGTGCGCGCTCCTAGGATGGATGGCATTCAAAGACGCTCTCGTGCAGGCAGACGCCGCGACCAGCGGCACTACTGAGAAGGTGAAGCGATGA
- the sufB gene encoding Fe-S cluster assembly protein SufB: MTLEREVLTQNETIASLGNYGYGWSDSDAAGASAQRGLSEAVVRDISAKKSEPEWMLDVRLKALRTFDKKPMPNWGSNLDGIDFDNIKYFVRSSEKQAATWDDLPADIKNTYDRLGIPEAEKQRLVSGVAAQYESEVVYHSIREDLEAQGVIFLDTDSGLREHPEIFKEYFGSVIPAGDNKFSALNTAVWSGGSFIYVPPGVKVDIPLQAYFRINTENMGQFERTLIIVDEGAYVHYVEGCTAPIYKSDSLHSAVVEIIVKAGGRCRYTTIQNWSNNVFNLVTKRARAEAGATMEWVDGNIGSKVTMKYPAVWMTGEHAKGEVLSVAFAGEGQHQDTGAKMLHLAPNTSSNIVSKSVARGGGRASYRGLVQVNKGAYGSRSTVKCDALLVDSISRSDTYPYVDIREDDVTMGHEATVSKVSDDQLFYLMSRGMTEDEAMAMVVRGFVEPIAKELPMEYALELNRLIELQMEGAVG, encoded by the coding sequence ATGACCCTCGAGCGTGAGGTGCTGACCCAGAACGAGACGATCGCGTCACTGGGCAACTACGGCTATGGCTGGTCGGACTCCGATGCCGCGGGAGCCAGTGCGCAGCGCGGTCTGTCCGAGGCTGTGGTGCGTGACATCTCGGCGAAGAAGAGCGAGCCCGAGTGGATGCTCGATGTCCGCCTGAAGGCGCTGCGCACTTTCGACAAGAAGCCGATGCCCAACTGGGGATCGAACCTTGATGGCATCGATTTCGACAACATCAAGTACTTCGTGCGCTCCAGCGAGAAGCAGGCGGCCACATGGGACGACCTGCCCGCTGACATCAAGAACACCTACGACCGTCTCGGTATCCCCGAAGCCGAGAAGCAGCGTCTGGTGTCCGGTGTCGCCGCACAGTACGAGTCGGAAGTCGTCTATCACTCGATCCGTGAGGACCTGGAGGCCCAGGGGGTGATCTTCCTGGACACCGACTCAGGCCTGCGCGAACATCCGGAGATCTTCAAGGAGTACTTCGGCAGCGTCATCCCGGCCGGGGACAACAAGTTCTCCGCGCTCAACACCGCCGTGTGGTCGGGTGGCTCGTTCATCTACGTGCCGCCGGGCGTCAAGGTCGATATCCCGCTGCAGGCCTACTTCCGCATCAACACCGAGAACATGGGCCAGTTCGAGCGCACGCTCATCATCGTCGACGAAGGTGCCTACGTGCACTACGTCGAGGGATGTACCGCACCGATCTACAAGTCAGATTCGTTGCACTCGGCCGTGGTGGAGATCATCGTGAAGGCCGGTGGGCGTTGCCGCTACACGACCATCCAGAACTGGTCCAACAACGTGTTCAACCTGGTCACCAAGCGTGCGCGGGCTGAGGCGGGGGCCACCATGGAATGGGTCGACGGCAACATCGGCTCCAAGGTCACCATGAAGTACCCGGCTGTGTGGATGACCGGTGAGCACGCCAAGGGTGAGGTGCTCTCGGTGGCGTTCGCGGGCGAGGGACAACACCAGGACACCGGCGCCAAGATGCTGCACCTGGCGCCGAACACGTCGAGCAACATCGTCTCCAAGTCGGTGGCGCGCGGTGGTGGGCGGGCCTCCTACCGTGGCCTGGTCCAGGTGAACAAGGGGGCGTACGGCTCCCGTTCAACCGTTAAATGCGATGCGCTGCTGGTTGACTCGATCAGCCGCAGCGACACCTACCCGTACGTCGACATCCGCGAAGACGATGTCACGATGGGGCATGAGGCAACCGTCTCCAAGGTCAGCGACGATCAGCTGTTCTACCTGATGAGCCGCGGTATGACCGAGGACGAGGCGATGGCCATGGTGGTGCGCGGATTCGTCGAGCCCATCGCCAAGGAACTGCCGATGGAGTACGCGCTTGAGCTCAACCGTCTCATCGAGCTGCAAATGGAAGGTGCGGTCGGTTAA
- a CDS encoding cysteine desulfurase, giving the protein MTATVPLDTTRISEIRDDFPILSRTVRGGKPLVYLDSGATSQRPIQVLDAERVFLTERNAAVHRGAHQLAEEATDAYEGARNTIARFVGVDDGEIVFTKNATESLNLVAYTLGDSRFDRAVGPGDEVVISELEHHANLVPWQELCRRTGATLRWYGVTDDGRIDLDSLELTGAVKVVAFTHQSNVTGAVAPVAELVRRAKSVGALVVLDACQSVPHMPVNFRELGVDYAAFSGHKMLGPSGVGVLYGRRELLEAMPPFITGGSMIETVTMQVSTYAPPPQRFEAGVPMTSQVVGLGAAVDYLNAIGMEAVAAHEHQLVSAALAGLGSVEGVRIVGPTENVDRGGAVSFVVDGIHAHDLGQVLDDEGVAIRVGHHCAWPLHRRFGIAASARASFAVYNTLDEVDRLVEGVRRAQEFFLGERSDGGSFL; this is encoded by the coding sequence GTGACGGCCACGGTGCCGCTGGACACCACTCGGATCTCGGAGATCAGGGATGACTTCCCGATCCTGAGCCGGACGGTGCGTGGCGGTAAGCCGTTGGTGTACCTGGATTCCGGTGCAACCTCGCAACGGCCCATCCAGGTTCTCGATGCCGAACGTGTCTTCCTCACCGAGCGCAACGCGGCGGTTCATCGTGGCGCGCATCAGCTGGCCGAAGAAGCCACCGATGCGTACGAGGGCGCACGCAACACCATCGCTCGTTTCGTGGGTGTCGATGACGGCGAGATCGTCTTCACCAAGAACGCCACCGAATCGCTGAACCTGGTGGCGTACACCCTCGGTGACAGCCGGTTCGACCGTGCGGTGGGCCCGGGCGACGAGGTCGTCATCAGCGAGCTGGAGCACCACGCGAATCTTGTTCCCTGGCAGGAGCTTTGCCGCCGTACCGGCGCCACCTTGCGCTGGTACGGCGTCACCGATGACGGTCGAATCGATCTGGATTCACTCGAGCTCACGGGCGCCGTCAAGGTTGTCGCCTTCACGCACCAGTCCAACGTGACAGGTGCGGTGGCTCCCGTTGCCGAGCTGGTGCGCCGCGCTAAATCCGTTGGTGCCCTTGTCGTGTTGGACGCCTGCCAGTCCGTCCCGCATATGCCCGTGAACTTCCGTGAACTGGGCGTCGACTACGCGGCGTTCTCAGGGCACAAGATGCTCGGTCCCTCGGGTGTCGGCGTGCTGTACGGCCGTCGCGAACTGTTGGAAGCCATGCCTCCGTTCATCACGGGTGGCTCCATGATCGAGACGGTGACCATGCAGGTCAGCACCTACGCGCCGCCGCCGCAGCGATTCGAGGCCGGTGTGCCGATGACCTCGCAGGTGGTCGGCCTTGGCGCTGCCGTTGACTACCTCAATGCGATTGGCATGGAAGCTGTTGCCGCGCACGAACATCAGCTGGTATCGGCCGCGCTCGCCGGGCTCGGAAGTGTCGAGGGCGTTCGTATCGTCGGTCCCACGGAGAACGTCGACCGCGGAGGCGCGGTCTCCTTCGTGGTGGATGGAATCCACGCGCACGATCTGGGTCAGGTGCTCGACGACGAGGGTGTGGCGATACGGGTCGGGCATCACTGCGCCTGGCCACTGCATCGACGCTTCGGGATCGCGGCGAGCGCACGTGCCTCCTTCGCGGTCTACAACACCCTGGACGAAGTCGACCGATTGGTCGAAGGCGTCCGTCGTGCACAGGAGTTCTTCCTGGGCGAGCGGAGCGACGGGGGATCGTTCCTGTGA
- a CDS encoding DUF5666 domain-containing protein produces MPPHQTPAPPRFARGALFALAGLTALSVAACGAPTNTNGTSADSSAPATSSAAPHGEHSGKDHVAGLIASVSGNTIQVTKKDGTATVGFGQSTKISEITSAQLTDVTTGSCIAAMAQQDSNPPTARRVMIWPAEDGNCTPAHKKDSPESSPAPTSDKRAEHQAIRGTVSAVSGNAITVSATDPNGGAATPTTVTVNNDTAYAKRAPAAQSAIATGRCIAAHGADDASGNLQAATITLRAARDGSCVGDQEGRHQH; encoded by the coding sequence ATGCCCCCACACCAGACACCCGCCCCACCACGGTTCGCCCGCGGCGCACTGTTCGCACTCGCCGGACTCACCGCGCTTTCGGTGGCCGCATGCGGCGCGCCTACAAACACCAACGGCACATCCGCGGATTCATCGGCACCGGCTACCTCCTCGGCGGCACCGCACGGTGAACACAGCGGGAAAGACCACGTAGCCGGGCTCATTGCCTCGGTCTCGGGCAACACCATCCAGGTGACCAAGAAGGACGGAACCGCCACCGTCGGATTCGGTCAATCCACCAAGATCTCCGAGATCACTTCGGCGCAATTGACGGACGTCACCACGGGCAGCTGTATCGCCGCCATGGCCCAACAGGACTCCAACCCGCCGACAGCCCGCCGCGTGATGATCTGGCCGGCCGAAGACGGCAACTGCACACCGGCGCACAAGAAGGATTCACCGGAGTCTTCCCCGGCCCCGACATCGGACAAACGCGCCGAGCATCAGGCTATTCGCGGGACAGTCTCCGCGGTCAGCGGGAACGCGATCACCGTGTCCGCCACCGACCCGAACGGCGGGGCTGCCACCCCGACGACGGTAACGGTCAACAACGACACCGCCTATGCCAAGCGTGCTCCGGCGGCCCAGAGCGCGATCGCGACAGGCAGGTGCATCGCCGCACACGGCGCCGATGACGCATCGGGCAATCTTCAGGCTGCGACGATCACCCTTCGCGCCGCACGGGACGGCTCATGCGTGGGCGACCAGGAAGGCCGCCACCAGCACTAG
- the sufC gene encoding Fe-S cluster assembly ATPase SufC: MTTLEIKDLHVSISPNEGEAIEILKGVNLTVNSGETHAVMGPNGSGKSTLSYAIAGHPKYEVTSGSITLDGQDVLELSVDERARAGLFLAMQYPVEVPGVSMSNFLRTAATAVRGEAPKLRHWIKEVKEAMGELEIDSAFAERSVNEGFSGGEKKRHEILQLGLLKPKIAILDETDSGLDVDALRIVSEGVNRYAEREHGGVLLITHYTRILRYIQPQFVHVFVGGRIVESGGPELADELEENGYVRFAPASGRDPHQAVGA; the protein is encoded by the coding sequence ATGACCACTCTGGAAATCAAGGACCTGCACGTCAGCATCTCGCCCAACGAGGGCGAGGCCATCGAGATCCTCAAGGGAGTCAACCTGACCGTGAACTCGGGGGAGACCCATGCGGTCATGGGCCCCAACGGTTCCGGGAAGTCCACGCTGTCCTATGCCATCGCCGGACACCCCAAGTACGAGGTGACATCGGGGTCTATCACCCTCGACGGGCAGGACGTGCTGGAGTTGTCCGTCGACGAAAGAGCGCGCGCCGGTCTCTTCCTGGCCATGCAGTACCCGGTCGAGGTGCCGGGCGTCTCGATGTCGAACTTCCTGCGCACCGCCGCCACCGCTGTGCGCGGCGAGGCCCCGAAGCTGCGCCACTGGATCAAGGAAGTCAAGGAAGCGATGGGGGAGTTGGAGATCGACTCCGCCTTCGCCGAGCGCAGTGTGAATGAGGGCTTCTCGGGCGGCGAGAAGAAGCGCCACGAAATCCTGCAGCTGGGTCTGCTCAAGCCGAAGATCGCCATCCTGGATGAGACGGACTCCGGCCTTGACGTCGACGCCCTGCGGATTGTGTCCGAGGGCGTGAATCGCTACGCGGAGCGCGAGCACGGCGGCGTGCTGCTGATCACCCACTACACCCGGATTCTTCGTTACATCCAGCCACAGTTCGTGCACGTCTTCGTCGGCGGGCGCATCGTCGAGTCGGGCGGTCCCGAGCTGGCCGACGAGCTGGAGGAGAACGGCTACGTGCGCTTTGCCCCCGCAAGCGGGCGGGACCCCCACCAAGCGGTGGGAGCCTGA